A single Ziziphus jujuba cultivar Dongzao chromosome 11, ASM3175591v1 DNA region contains:
- the LOC107405645 gene encoding aluminum-activated malate transporter 8 has translation METESATQQKAGLLAQGWGWFKALPEKFNTKVAEVSKSIKKLGKDDPRRVIHSLKVGLALTLVSLLYYWRPLFDGFGIAGIWAVLTVVVVFEFTVGATLYKSLNRGFATLLAGALGIGAQHLASLFAEREEPIVHGILVFLLAGASTFARFFPGIKAKYDYGVLIFILTFSMITVSGFRVGELLEMAHQRLSTILIGGSACIFISIFICPVWAGGDLHNLIASNIEKLAAYLDGFGEEYFQISEDVECVTATKNDKSFPQEYKSVLASKNTEESLANFARWEPGHGKFLFRHPWKQYLKIGAFARQCAYLIETLSTQINSEDIQVPAEFVRAIEAPCTKMSSASAKALKALASSIKTMKIPIAANQHVEDCKCAVQDLKTAMESVALESLDLLAIIPAATVASVLVEIVNCVEKISESVNELSQLAHFKKVDPTVSPEKPHLLHRGTVNPVLDGDSVHDVVITVHGGGDDDGHDDHLNTQENENHPPQPTKRRERA, from the exons ATGGAAACCGAGTCAGCAACTCAACAGAAAGCTGGGCTTTTAGCTCAAGGTTGGGGCTGGTTTAAGGCCTTGCCAGAGAAGTTCAACACCAAGGTTGCAGAGGTATCCAAGAGCATCAAAAAGCTAGGCAAAGATGACCCAAGAAGAGTTATTCACTCCCTTAAAGTGGGACTTGCTCTCACATTGGTCTCCTTATTGTATTATTGGAGACCTCTCTTTGATGGTTTTGGGATTGCAGGAATATGGGCTGTGCTAACTGTTGTGGTAGTCTTTGAATTCACTGTAG gTGCAACTTTATACAAAAGTCTAAACAGAGGTTTTGCAACATTGCTGGCTGGTGCTCTAGGTATTGGAGCTCAACATTTAGCAAGCCTTTTTGCAGAAAGAGAAGAGCCTATTGTCCATGGGATCCTTGTCTTCCTACTAG CTGGTGCATCAACATTCGCAAGGTTCTTCCCAGGGATAAAGGCAAAGTATGATTATGGAGTACTGATATTCATATTGACATTCAGTATGATAACGGTTTCTGGTTTTAGAGTGGGTGAACTATTGGAAATGGCACATCAAAGACTGTCCACAATCTTGATAGGTGGATCCGCCTGCATATTTATATCCATCTTTATTTGTCCTGTATGGGCTGGTGGTGATCTTCACAACTTGATTGCGTCCAACATTGAAAAACTTGCAGCCTATCTTGatg GTTTTGGAGAAGAATATTTCCAAATTTCTGAAGATGTAGAGTGTGTCACCGCCACTAAAAACGACAAGTCGTTTCCTCAAGAATACAAGAGCGTCCTGGCCTCTAAAAACACCGAAGAGTCCTTG GCAAATTTTGCAAGATGGGAACCAGGACATGGAAAATTTCTGTTTCGTCATCCATGGAAACAATACTTGAAGATAGGAGCTTTTGCCCGCCAATGCGCTTACCTGATTGAAACTCTAAGCACCCAGATTAACTCCGAAGATATACAA GTACCAGCAGAATTTGTTAGAGCAATTGAAGCACCATGTACAAAAATGAGTAGTGCATCAGCAAAAGCTCTAAAAGCATTAGCCTCATCAATCAAAACAATGAAAATCCCCATTGCTGCAAACCAACATGTGGAGGACTGCAAATGCGCAGTTCAGGACCTCAAAACCGCAATGGAATCTGTAGCTTTAGAGTCCTTAGACCTCCTAGCAATCATACCAGCCGCAACGGTGGCTTCGGTTCTAGTTGAAATAGTAAATTGTGTGGAGAAAATCTCAGAATCAGTGAATGAGCTATCACAACTTGCCCATTTCAAGAAAGTAGACCCCACTGTATCACCAGAGAAGCCTCACTTGCTTCACAGGGGAACTGTGAATCCTGTCTTGGATGGTGATAGTGTCCATGATGTTGTAATTACAGTACatggtggtggtgatgatgatggTCATGATGATCATCTGAATACCCAAGAGAATGAAAATCATCCTCCTCAGCCAACTAAGCGAAGAGAGAGAGcgtaa